The Malus domestica chromosome 08, GDT2T_hap1 genomic interval atgccatttgaaaattaacatTATAGGGAAGCCATGGTGACCCTCCCCTACCATGGATTTATAGTTATATGATTtgtatgcatacatacatacatatatatatatatatatatatatatatatatatgtatgtatgtaattAGTTGTACTCAAGTGTCAAGTGGCATCAACGAATTGCGAAAACatgcaaaagcaaaagaaaaaagagaggtgTTATTCTCACCCCGATGTCTTATCTTCCCACCCacatttttatgatttttttaattacaaatttgtcgaTTTGTAAAATGACTAATAAAAGCCTTAGATACCCCCTTttgcattactttttttttatgtataaaataaaaaagaaaagtttgagTGTGATAACTCTCACGCTATGCTTATAAATTTTTTGCAAATGATCTTATAAGGATTGAATGCATTTACTTTAAGTTATAATTTTCTTGTAGTCTAGTTTAATTAAGTTGTACTTTTATGCAGGTGTTCTTGAAATCAGGTCATCCAATTCCTCCTATAGCGGAAAAGATATTGTGAACCATGGTGTTTAGAATGGGCTACTCCGTACATTGATCgtatacaacaattcaaacttATTGTAGGGTCTACTGTTATAACTAGAGAGATCGTGGAGCTTGACGAAATTTGAAGAgagtaatattatttgtttagaAGAGAGTAAaatatttgtttatattcttttttaagagaaatttatctctaattatatatagggttattttaggaataatagtgggtgagaaaataatattttaaatttttaactttttatagtgggtgtaaatataacgtgggtgggaaaataagacaACATGGTGAGTTTAGCAGTTTTCAAGAAAAAACCGGTGAAAAAAGACCATAAGACCAACTTCAATAGTTGACTTAAAGCTTAAAATTTGCAGTTGTAATGACAGAAAATACATAAAGAGTCTCATTTTTAAAAATTTCTTCTTAGCATTTCCCATTTTTCATAGTTTAACAATATGTATTTCTATATGTTTTCCACAAAGTAATTTAGTATGAACTCTTTGGATTGTGTGTCAATTTTGTGCCACTAGTAATAATAATAGTGTGCAATGATTGGCACAAAGGTATTGCATCAGCccacttttcttcttcttaattttctttttcacccTCATATATTCACAGACGTCTGAACCTAGATTTGGTCACGAATTTACTCATCACTTAGTGCCTCTTCATGTTTTGAGTGGGTAACATATAATTAATATGTCTCACTTCTAATTCATAACCATAACATAGAAGGCAAAGAATCacaggaagaagaaagaaaaggagaaggTTTGAAAGGAAGAAATCTCTTGTATATTTGATAGCTGTTTttaggctttttagctaaaatggtcattgagatttacataatttttcattttggttattgagatttgaaatcaatagaactagtccctgagtttgtccaccattaatcattttggtcattccatgaaaaatctccattaaataaagctaaaataacaaaaataccccaatttttgtcaaatcatttgtcacattgtttattaaattagagtattttttttattttggtccttattcaatataacatttcatggaatgaccaaaatgattgatgatggacaaactcaaggaccacttctattgatttcaaatatcAAGGACCAAAGTAATAAATTATGCAAAtattagggaccattttggccaAAAAGCTCTGTTTTTATTATGGATAATGATTGTGCCCCCCCCCTACTTAAACATCATGTAAAGATTATATCtgcaaaaaatcaatcaatttggaTTTCGTTTGGTCATCCATCCGCGTTAGGTTTTGATAACAAGTAGTATCATTAGAATGAACCTACATTTGTTTTATGCATATATATGGCTAAACGATCTCtaaattgaatgattttttgcACATATGATCTTTAGATGATGTTAAAGAGAGAACAATTTAGATTATGATGTTCAGACGGTAACAATTCGTTAAATTGTAATTGAGGGGACAATCAAGTCCCCTATGAGAGTACACAAACATTTTCGTTTTGTTATTGCAACTGaataaccagaaaaccctccagcccagttcaagaataagcctgtagaaagttacttcttcaaaagcaaaagtatcccatatcatctcttctcatttttcttctctttatccttcatgctgcctgcaagatagtgagaatgtgaacaatcagccggagctctgattgcttaccttgtttgtcacctctttcagcagatcccctagctcggcgacttgggggactcctactacatggtttgtatcgcgcttgaccaagcctgaaactacaagtaagcttcaagtgacattgatacattaccttgtgcatctccatcagttacagataccacccctggatggaggaagagtacttccagagaagatgccacatctacctatgagacagataaggaaagtcaagacgataccacactccagtacttagaagtttcgtggttacgagatcattctcccacaatatttcctaatgtcatttgtactaaatcattcacttgtactcactaaaggagagcttgaacctatgtacttgtgtaaacccttcacaattaatgagaactcctatattccgtggacgtagccaatctgggtgaaccacgtacatcttgtgtttgctttcctatctctatccatttatatacttatccacactaatgacgggagcaatctagcgaagatcacaaaaagtgaccgttttcgctacctaggatctatcttgcaagagaacggagaattagatggagatctcaaccatagaatacaagctggatggatgaagtgtaagagtgcatccggcgtgttgtgtgaccgtcgtaggccactgaagctcaagggaaaattttataggacggcaataaggccagcgatgttgtatggcacagaatgttgggcggtgaagcatcaacacgtacacaaaatgggtgtagcggagatgaggatgcttcgtgggatgtatgggcacacgagaaaggataagattgggaatgaggatatccgaggtttggacatgtgcaaagaaggcctactgacactccggttcgaaaatgtgactacgggacagaggtttagggctgaaggggtagaggaagacctaggaaaactttggaagagaccctaagaaaagacttgattttggatctaacggaggacatgacacaaaaccgagcgcaatggcgttctaggattcatatagccgaccccacttagtgggaaaaggctttgttgttgtttgtttgtttgtattgCAACTGAATGagtttaatttaaaacaatAAGATAAGGTCCTTATATACCCTCTTCCAACAATGCTTAACATTTAAGCTAATAGGTGAAGACAAGGCACTTAGTGATTTATGGTTAATACTACTATAAGTTAATaaaaagagtaatgctattGCTAGGCACACTAAAAAAATGTTGGAGATTATAtatgtgtaccacatgttgtgACAAAGTAATGATATATATAATTAACATTTCTATGAGATAAGTTTATTAATTGATGtagcatgtatatatattactTGTCACGTCATGTGGTACACAAAGGTGATGCAAAATGTGATTTCTCTAGCCTTtttccaataaaaaaataagtacATACTTATAATTTGAGTGAAATAATAACCCAATACGATGATATTCCGTCCAAAGCAAACAACATGTCACTAAcgtataaaataaaaagaaagctGACTTAGTGAACCTCATTGGAAAACTGCATGGTTCTGCCACCAAAAAATGGCAATCACCATGGTCGATTAGGGTGGGGCTCCAATGTTCCATGCTTTGCAGATACCCAACAATAAAATCCTATCTAGTGGGGGTTACGTAGAAATATTTGACAAACTTTATATTGGTTCGAGAATATTTGTACTCATCACCTATTTATAACTATTGGATTAGTATAAATTTTGAGATATGTGTAGTGGATGAAcacaaattttataatttaaccGCATTCAATAATAACAAATATGATGGTGAGCATTACCATCACTTAAAagtagtgagcaaaaatatACATCCAGTCGTTGAAACAATAACATGAATAACTTAGGAAGTTGACtctcttccaaaaaaaaaaaaggttagggAGTTGGCTTATCATCTCCTTTCCCACGCATTATATTACCCATGCAAATTAAAATGGAGGTGGTAGACTTTCACTAGTGGGATCATTATCTAATTAAGAATCTTAAAATCTGGAATCCAACAGCCTAATGAGATTCCCATGCATAGGGTACTCCCATTTGTTTAAGATTCCCTTCTTTTATTCTTATTCAGAGAATTTGCAAAAGGATATAATTCGAAGGGTGAATATTATTGTTTCATCCTCCTCCTATAATTCATTTCATATTTTGATTCTTCTCGTGTTTTGCTTCTTGAATCGTTAATCGGTTGTTTTGGTGGAATTCGGTTGTCGCTTTAATGCTACGTATCACTTAGTATTATAAGTGTGTTAGctattagatttgatttttgtcatattagattgtttattttcaatTACCAAATGCTATGTACTATTGAGAGAATTATAATAAGAATTTGGCAAAGAAAAATTTGTGACGTGTCCCCAAAACGTTACTATCAATCTTCCAACGAGTTCCGCTTACGTCGGACACTCAGCCTATAAATAACAGCAGCTCACTCCCAAAGCTCAACACTCGAGCGAGCCTCTCATTCACACACACCGTCTGGGCTctcgctttctctctctactttctcaCTCGTCCATGGCGCTCCGTCAAGCGCTTGCTAAGCACGCATTTGGCGCCACCAGAGTGTCCCTAGCGCCACCGTCGTCGGTTATGGCAGATCACCAAAACATCGTGCCTCCGAATGCCGCCCAGGTGAATTTCCACAGGGAGTATCTGACCTCGATTGACACCCCCCGGAAAGGATTTTTCCGCCGATTCCTCCACCGCCAGTCGGCATCGAAACTCCCGGAATTCCTGACCGTTCCGGTTGGGGAGAAGCTCCGGGAAAATCTGAGAGGCATCAACATTAGCGGTGATCAGCTCCGTCTCGGCTGTCTCAGCCCTCCGCCTCCAGATCGGGACCCCACGGCCAAGCTTCCGTTCGGAATCTCGATCCGCAACGCGAAGAAGATTCTGAGGCTTTCTCAGGTGGAGAAGCTGAAGGCGAAGCTGAGGGAGATTCCGGAAACTTCCATTTCGCGATCGGAGTTCGTTCGGATCTGCAGCGAAGGATGCGAGAGCGAAGAGCAAGGTGCTGAGTTCGCGAAGATGATGGACGAGTCCGTAAACGTTATCGTTTTGGGAAACGTAGTGTTTCTCCGGCCGGAGCAGGTAACTTCTTCTTTCCCGCTTTTATGTAGATTCTGTTTCTGTTGTTGTTTGTGATCTGGTAAAATTACGGAATTGCCCTTGAGGTGTAGGGTTGAAGAAAACTTTATTATCCTGGGCCGTTTGACACGTATCTAAAAACTCACATGTAACAAGGGCATCGCCACTGATTTTGGGATCTAGAAAACAAGAGACACTTAGTGTTTCGATGCTGTAATACAATGATATGTAAAGCTGCGTGATTTGTTCGTTATATCATCTCATTGCATAGAAGTTGTTCTCGTTTTTGTAATGCCTGACAAAcctttgtctaattttttttacaggTGGCAAAATCGATGGAGAACATAATCTCAGAATCCATGCCCATCCCAAACGATCCAAGAAGAAAAGAGCTGCACCAGATGGAAACTCAAAAGATGTTGATTGACCAAAAAGTCAGGGCCCTGGTACGAGGGGAGCTCTACTGTGGGctgttttttttgttatttcaaaCGATCGGGGCCATGAGGCTCAGTTTCTGGGATGTCATGGAACCCATTTGCTTCTTCGTCACCTCCATCCACTTCGCCTTGGGCTACGCCTTCTTCCTCCAGACATTGACGGAGCCTACCTTCCAAGGGTTCTTCCACCGTCGCTTCAAGGCCAAGCAACGGCGGCTCATGGAGGCTCATAAGTTTGATGTCCAAAAGTACAACCGGCTCCGAAAAGTCTTTTATCCAAATTCGGATCATTCGACGTCGTTTCATCAGGAAGAAGGAATGGTTATGGGATTATCGTAGTCGGCCTAGGTTATTTATGTTAGACctaaaaatcaaacaaattttGACTGCAAAGAGTAATGTTTGTTTCAACAAGCAAACCAGTTGGCTTTGGTTTAGAAAGTATGGTTCGGGTATGTTTGGACTTTTTAAGAACTGTCGAGCCAAAAATCGGCGTTTGGCGATGAGAAACTCGAAATCTTGTACAGAGGTTCAGTTGTCATCATCCCTTGTGTAAAGTAAATTGACTAGTTGAATGTTAAGCAACTTTGTTCTTCATGTTAAAAGGGAGCTTGTAATTGTTTTGCAAATCATGTATTAGGAGATTTGACTACAATACTTGTATGTATCTAGTACTATCACTTTCTAATGGTCAGATATTAAAATGTGTAATTGTAACGTTGTTCGCCATTTATAAAGggtccaaaaccacaaaaatccAAGTTACGCTAATTAATAAAGACAATGTGTTGGTTCTTTAACACCTGTGTTCGAACTTGAGTTCTATTTTCTTGATTAACCAATTACACAATTTGAGTTACGCTAATGTGTTTGTTCTTTACCACTTGCACGGTCTGAAAATACTAGAATTATTGTCAAAGTGGTTAGAGAAGGGTATCTTGTCTTTTGAACTAGGGAAGCAGTTGAATAAAAAGTCAAATATATGAAATCAAGGGTAAGTGCACCAAAGAAGGTTTTGCGTACCGTTTAGCAAGGCTCTCCACTTTATGAGGATCAGAATGCCTATTGAAATATACTTTTCCAAAAAATTTCATCCGCGTAATTAACGTTAGTTTCAGATTTTATAAGGTATAGATTATACCATTATCCAAAATTTTAGGAGATATTTGCTTCGTCTTATATAGGATAAATCTCACTCTTTCTATATTTCAATTATGTGATGGGAGATATACGAAGAAAGAAATTTATCCACGATTGTATGTTAGAATCTCCCCAATCTTCGGTGATGCTCTATCTGTTTTTTTCGTACACAAAATCTCTTCACCACTATTTGATCAACCTTCATCCACCTTTGATGGTTGACCACGATTTTGGCTAGTTTATTAAGAACAACTCCTACAAACTTGGCAACTCCTTTCTTGATCAATGTGTAGAGCCACGTTAAAACAAAGTTGCTATAAGACTCCACAAAGGTAGTCACCAAACTGGAGGCCTAAGTTTCAATCGACACTCGTAAAGTAATAAGTTTCCTTCATCTTCTACCTTTAACTCGAACAAACTTTTAAAAGTTAACATCCATTTTACTTtccaatattaattaaatacgGCATGTAATTATCTTATCCAATACAATCCTAGACAACAAACAACGCCTTAAAATCTATCATACATCATCAAGCTTCTTTCTGGAAATATGGTACCAATTTGGGTAAAGTTGTCGGGCCTATATAGGCCCACTTGCTAGTGATGATGAAAGACGATCTATGGGCctccaaaaatacaaaataaggcTCAGCTCAATGAAAacaaaaccctagtttcaaCATATTTCCCACagacaaaagaaaaatccaaCCATTTTCCTCTATGCCAACGGTGGCCAATCAAATCCGTGCGTGGAGAAAGGTCAATTTTTTTGGTACAGAGAAAGCTGGTTGTTCATTTTTCATCGCACGTTTAGCTTTCACAGAGATGAGTTTATGATTTTACATGCACAATCGCTCATTGCGTCTCTGCCCCTAAGAAAAAGATGTTCCATCTCGTATGGCCTTGGCCCTCTCAATCCAGTGAAAGATTATCGCTAGGGTTTTTGTTTGGTGCCCGTCGACATTTGTCCTCGTaacaaaacttcaaaactttgagTGACGAAACAATTTGGAATTTGTTGACATAGGTTCAGACATGTATATCCACAACCAATGATGGCCCGCTGATTTGTGATTGATATTTGCAGCAATTATATTGAGCAGCAAGTGTGATGTGTTAGGCCTACATGTCTCCATCGCATGATTTCGAGTGCCACTACCAGTTGCAAACCTTTCGAGTTTCTTTATAATTTGGGCGCTGCAGTAGTGGTCTGCCAGTAGACTCGTTAATGCGTGCAAATTAGGGTTTGCATGATGTTATGATCTGGTTTCTACATTACTAGGTCATGACGGAGCCCACTTTCCAAGGGTTCTTCCACCGTCGCTTCAAGGCCAAGCAACGGCGGCTCATGGAGGCTCATAAGTTTGATGTCCAAAAGTACAACCGGCTCCGAAAAGTCTTTTATCCGAATTCAGATCATTTGACGTCGTTTCATCAGGAAGAAGGAATGGTTATGAGATCATCATAGTTGGCCTAGGTTAATAAAACTTATATTACAcataaaaatcaaacaaattttGACTGCAAAGAGTAATGTTCGTTTCAACAAGCAAACCAGTTGGATTTGGTTTAGAAAGTATGGTTCGGGTATGTTTGGCCTTTTTACGAGCTGTCGAGCCAAAAATCGGCCTTGGGCCGATGACGGAACTTTAGTCTGGCCATGAGAAACCCGGAATCTTGCCGATGAAAATTACTATTTCAAAATTACATCCTTGTATTTAACGTGGGTATCAGAGTTTCTAAGGTACATATTATATACCAGTGTCTAAATTTTTCAAAGATTTTCGCTTGTCTTATATAGGATAAATCTCACTCTTTCTATATTTCAGTCATGTGATGCGAAATATACGAAGAAAGAAATTTATCCACGATTGTATGTTAGAATCTCCCTAAACTTTTGTTTTCCTCTATCTGCTACTTGTCCGTACATGAAATCTCTTCACCACTATTTGATCAACCATCATCCACCTTTGATGGTTGACCACGATTATGGCTTagattaataagaactcctacaaactcggcaactCCTTCCTTCATGAAGATGAACAAAGTTGCTACAAGACTCCACAAGGCTAGTCACCAAACTGGAGATCAAGTTTCAATCGCCACTTATAGAGTCCTTCATCTTCTATTTTAActccaacaaaatttaaaaagttaaCATCCTTTTTTTCGCtccaataaaaattaaataacaagTAATTATCATGTCCAATACAATCCTAGGCACCAAACAACGCATtaaaatttagagaattttaatGAGACACTCATAggactgttcacttttaacgttgAGGACATTTTTACCTTGAAAAGTtacttctggtactattcacttacatctttattttgttcttttgattaaaactaaattttttaggacttttcgttagttttccttaaaatttatGAGTGTGTtattgttggagcaatattagaaaatatgaaaaataacaatataattgCAATGATAAcaatcataaagaaaatcacaacatcaattTATGTATGAGATTAAAATAAACAACTAGAGAGAAGTTAGAAAAACtaacaaacttggagattgaggcttgcataaatgcaatgtcctaaagacagAATTTCGTCCATACTCTTGTGTTTGTAGTTAAGTAGGCGTCCGTCTCACagaattcaacaatctataatccgaagtcaaaacACTTCAATCTTTGGACTCTGGTGAACTTCatatattccgtactctcaagacacgacttGGATTTTTACTAAGAGATGTACCGTTTAGGGATTAGGTAGTTAAGTAGTACCCCTTAACAGACACATCATTAAAGGGGATGGCACCCCTTGCGGCACCCTCTGATACAAAACCTGTAACACTTAACtgacttttattttttcattcatattttataattaaatattataatataataattataatatttaatttccAACTACTTCCCatttagaacaaattaatagaagaaaattaaaagacataaattaacaaaaatgtttaaaaagtaaaaataaatatgtggTATCATCAAGCTTCTTGGTAGAAGTATGGAACTACTTGCCCAAAAGAAATCTCGAAAGTTTTGCCAGGCCTATAAATCCCACTTGTTAGCGACTAtgaaagacaatctatgggcctccaaaaaaaacaaaatggtcCATCTCAAtgaaatgaaaacaaaaccCCAGATTCAACCTTTTTCCCACAGACCAAAGAAAAATCCAACCATTTTCCTCTATGCCAACGTTGGCAATCAAATCCATGCCTGGGAAAAGGTCAAGATTTTCGTTACAAAGAGAGTTGGTTGTTCATTTTTCATCGCACGTTTCGCTTTCATAGAGATAATAGGAGTTTATGGTATCTCATGCATAGTTCACTCATGGTGTCTCTGCCCCTAAGAAAAAGATGTTCCATCTCTCATGGCCTTGGCCCTCTCAATCCAGTGAAAGAAATGTATATTCACAACCAACGATGGCCCGCTGAGTTGTGATTGATATTTGCAGCAAATATATTGAGCAGCAAGTGTGATGTGTTAGGCCTACATGTCTCCATCCCATGATTTCGAGTGCCATTACCAGTTGCCAACCTTTCAAGTTTCTTTCTAATTTGGTCTGCCAGTAGGTTCGTTAATGCGTGCAAATTAGGGTTTGCATGATGTTATGATCTGGTTTCTACAGTACTAGGTCATGAAAGTTTAATGAGAAAAACTTACATGGAGtatgcactctctctctctctttatctcTCTCACATAAGTTTTTTTTCCAGTTGAAGTAAACATGAagcaataataaaaaaaaggatccACTGCAGCAGTCCATCTTTCTCGAAGCCGAGAAGACTTACAAAAGCATTTTCCCTTGATCATCATCTTGTGATTCACTAGAGTTAGGAATCAAACTCAATACGTGCGGTGTAACATAAGAGTTGGCAATCGTTCCAACTATTAAACCATCTTGTAGTGGTTAATTATATTCCACCGAGCTGATGTTCTTAAAATGAATTATTATTCGAAGATGATTATCTACCATCCTATTTGAACAGTTACGATTCAACCACGTTAACATCTTGTATTGATTTTCTTATagagacaataagacaaaaaataatatgtaaGAGGATGGGAGGAAAGGAGATGAGAATATGAGAGAAGATAATCCTACTCATTACTATTTGTGCTTTATAGATATCTTGTATAATCTATCATGTCAGATGACGTTTTAGTCATATTAGCAAAACTATACATTATTTATTGCAACTTGCCAACACATATTTTGAGGTTTGGGATGTTGTGAggaaattaattaacatattacatatatattctgGAGGTTGATACCAACGAGATTTTTACAATTCCATCTTAATAATTGTATTTGAACTATATTTCATTTTATAAAGTatcttttttaattataatttagtagtatataatactatTTTAGAACTACTAAATTCACGGCAGATCCACTTACTTGAATTGAAACTTGAAAATCTTGGCTGGAATCCAAATATCCAATTGTAGTAAACTAGCAAGATCTTGGCTGTAATCAAGTATCCAATGCCAGTAAATAGTAAGTGACCCCAGACCTACTCCTCGATATGCTGCTAGAAGAAAGCTCTCTTTGAGTTATACATTATATATTTTTCCTGTTTACAGTAGTTAAAAGATTTCTAATTGTATCTTTCAGAATAACTAACTCTTTAAGTGTATGTACAGgacattcctttttttttgttttttttgaccGAGTTAAAATACTTGGTAAAGTTTTTATCGAAGCTTTTATAAGTACACTATTCTTACTTTTGTATGTATTCATTTACAATAATTGAATATCGgactttttaagaaaaaaactaACAAGTGGGAATTACCGAGGACCCACACCCAGTTATCATGTGAGGAGGACTCCCACCATTCACATCCCAAATTTTGTCCAGAAAATGGAGTTTATTCAAATTAAGAAACtgtattaaaagttaaaacccaaCTTGCAACATTTGTGTGTTGTGTTTTAACTTTAAGAAGGTTGAGATTtcaccataaaattaattggtaatataGAGAATAGCTCAGCttacttataagctcatgcaaggtcATTTCTCTCATCAATGTATaactcattctcaacacgtcCTCTCATGTTTGGCAAATTTTGGAGCCTAATATGTGGACAACACAACGGGATGACGTGGACGTAGAGCATATGTGCCCGTTTGACTTCACACGTAGGATAATCTGACTCTGATTCAACCAAATTCTAGGAATCCgaatctttgaaatttgatttaatgactacaattattataacttataGAAGGATCTCCTCTTTATAaccattagatcaaattttaaggactCGAATCTTTGAATCCTTAAGATTTGGTAAgagagatttgaagatgatctaTTCCTGGATTTTAGCAACCTAAAACAGTGACACAATTGTCTTCTTGTACGATGTTGTTTACGATA includes:
- the LOC114826452 gene encoding calcium uniporter protein 4, mitochondrial-like, with translation MALRQALAKHAFGATRVSLAPPSSVMADHQNIVPPNAAQVNFHREYLTSIDTPRKGFFRRFLHRQSASKLPEFLTVPVGEKLRENLRGINISGDQLRLGCLSPPPPDRDPTAKLPFGISIRNAKKILRLSQVEKLKAKLREIPETSISRSEFVRICSEGCESEEQGAEFAKMMDESVNVIVLGNVVFLRPEQVAKSMENIISESMPIPNDPRRKELHQMETQKMLIDQKVRALVRGELYCGLFFLLFQTIGAMRLSFWDVMEPICFFVTSIHFALGYAFFLQTLTEPTFQGFFHRRFKAKQRRLMEAHKFDVQKYNRLRKVFYPNSDHSTSFHQEEGMVMGLS